In the genome of Oscarella lobularis chromosome 1, ooOscLobu1.1, whole genome shotgun sequence, one region contains:
- the LOC136193568 gene encoding uncharacterized protein: protein MTVTRALSTEPTTSILKAKHTIHWFKRPGENSWSLQSTLITSKVHPYLMLYNRADSVRLSNGGYPWDGRGLLVRPARSPSFRIQVNLTVMNCTSTGAQFYMPEMGGCWKNDAKDCDGDLATDVTRYICFIINPGVVERKGCRVNSQSRCPPFHTFANGTKAYRNETTRFPYECYHLWCAPPNDATAPPGETCDPYSSQELMQLLPCKEWGLYDFPSQPGEAWIGHGQVWNLKAGAYAEKVYFSGKDPPNGRYWLSTEIGPEVFESESFTKGFSFSFDRYVRIVVVSTNHSNPIDEFIRMLQKQMTKMKEEKYSKYIPPNHVFFYLLLHDVLDGNKTRQLFYILQTLQNDLLTKYGSGHSHTLKINSCSAIDEYPAHVDPWSQYMIADHENDLMMELIDEGNEDNSGELPGEPNGLPDLIKSITPPLEAQLDKLIKKKDPLENKSIKDPLTGDPLTEASDPLTKGLRESLLTTTGTNAGVGETTNRVRWNHIRFAYS from the exons ATGACAGTCACGAGGGCGCTTTCTACGGAAcctacgacgtcgatcctAAAAGCGAAACAtaca ATTCACTGGTTCAAGCGTCCAGGAGAGAATTCGTGGTCGTTGCAGAGCACTCTTATAACTAGCAAAGTTCATCCCTACCTAATGCTATACAACCGAGCAGACAGCGTTCGCCTCAGCAACGGCGGCTATCCGTGGGATGGGCGCGGCCTTCTCGTTCGTCCGGCGCGTTCGCCGAGTTTTCGAATACAGGTCAATTTGACCGTGATGAATTGCACGTCAACGGGAGCTCAATTTTACATGCCCGAGATGGGCGGATGTTGGAAGAATGATGCGAAAGAttgcgacggcgatttggcGACCGACGTCACGCGTTACATTTGCTTTATTATCAATCCAGGCGTTGTTGAGCGGAAGGGATGTCGGGTCAATAGTCAAAGCCGATGCCCTCCGTTTCATACGTTTGCCAATGGGACAAAAGCGTatcgaaacgagacgactcGTTTTCCCTATGAATGCTATCACCTCTGGTGCGCTCCACCTAATGATGCGACAGCGCCGCCTGGTGAGACGTGCGATCCGTACAGCTCACAGGAACTGATGCAATTGTTGCCGTGTAAAGAATGGGGTTTGTACGATTTTCCAAGCCAGCCGGGCGAGGCGTGGATTGGTCACGGTCAAGTGTGGAATTTAAAAGCCGGTGCATATGCCGAGAAGGTCTACTTCAGCGGCAAAGATCCTCCCAACGGTCGCTACTGGCTTAGTACGGAAATAGGGCCAGAAGTATTTGAGAGCGAGTCGTTTACGAAgggcttttcttttagttttGACCGCTACGTCC GCATTGTTGTCGTGTCGACGAACCACTCGAATCCCATCGACGAATTCATTCGAATGCTTCAGAAGCAGATGACCAAAATGAAGGAGGAAAAGTATTCAAAATACATTCCGCCAAATcacgtcttcttctatcttcttcttcacgaCGTTCTGGACGGAAACAAGACGAG ACAATTGTTCTACATATTGCAGACGCTCCAAAACGATTTGCTGACAAAATACGGGTCCGGTCACTCGCACACTCTCAAAATCAATTCTTGCAGTGCAATCGACGAATATCCGGCTCACGTTGATCCGTGGAGCCAGTACATGATCGCAGACCACGAAAAC GATCTAATGATGGAATTGAtcgacgaaggaaacgaagacAACAGCGGCGAATTGCCCGGCGAACCGAACGGGCTTCCAGACCTAATAAAGAGCATCACTCCTCCATTGGAAGCCCAACTGGACAAGCtcatcaaaaagaaagatccCCTCGAAAACAAATCGATCAAAGATCCTCTCACGGGAGATCCTCTCACCGAGGCGAGCGATCCTCTCACGAAAGGCCTGCGCGAGTCGttgctgacgacgacggggacGAACGCGGgcgtcggcgagacgacgaatcgcgtTAGATGGAATCACATCCGGTTCGCTTATTCCTAA